The following proteins come from a genomic window of Desulfonatronum thiosulfatophilum:
- a CDS encoding metallophosphoesterase family protein, protein MHPFWVGFGDIHEQPGNIRLIPELADAAGVIVSGDLTNRGRSEAAHRVLNQILSINPKIYAQIGNMDYPEVEHVLETQGMNIHARGLNLGDGVGLMGVGYSTPTPFGTPAEVSDEQLAQWLEQAHAPVRNLPHLLLVAHTPPFDTAADKVNGTLSVGSHAVRTFIEKVQPEVCLTGHIHESQAETRLGKTLVINPGPLSGGGYALIRLTDQGLRAQLRNIDQVTS, encoded by the coding sequence ATGCACCCCTTTTGGGTCGGATTCGGCGATATCCACGAACAGCCCGGCAACATCCGCCTGATCCCGGAACTGGCTGACGCCGCGGGGGTAATTGTCAGCGGTGACCTGACCAACCGGGGTCGCTCCGAAGCGGCGCACCGGGTTCTGAACCAGATCCTGTCGATCAATCCGAAAATCTACGCCCAGATCGGCAACATGGACTATCCCGAGGTGGAGCACGTGCTGGAAACCCAAGGCATGAACATTCACGCCCGGGGGCTGAACCTGGGGGACGGCGTGGGCTTGATGGGCGTTGGATATTCCACCCCTACTCCCTTCGGCACACCAGCGGAGGTTTCCGACGAGCAGCTGGCCCAGTGGCTGGAACAGGCCCATGCCCCGGTCAGGAACCTGCCCCATCTGCTGCTTGTGGCGCACACGCCGCCTTTCGACACCGCGGCGGACAAGGTCAACGGCACTCTTTCGGTGGGCAGCCATGCGGTCCGGACGTTCATCGAGAAGGTCCAGCCCGAAGTCTGCCTGACCGGACACATTCACGAGTCTCAGGCCGAGACCCGGCTCGGTAAGACCTTAGTGATCAACCCCGGCCCCCTGTCCGGCGGCGGCTATGCGCTGATCCGGCTCACGGACCAGGGCCTTCGGGCCCAGTTGCGAAACATCGACCAAGT
- a CDS encoding Trm112 family protein, with amino-acid sequence MALNKELLQILACPKCKSELVLTPAEDGLICHPCKAVYPVKDEIPIMLIEEAVPLAEWEQGVRERGRPANKAEHIHGAPPGT; translated from the coding sequence ATGGCCCTGAACAAGGAACTGCTCCAGATCCTGGCCTGCCCCAAATGCAAATCGGAACTTGTCCTCACCCCTGCAGAAGACGGACTGATCTGCCACCCTTGCAAGGCGGTCTACCCAGTTAAAGACGAAATCCCGATCATGCTCATCGAGGAAGCCGTCCCCCTGGCGGAATGGGAACAAGGCGTTCGTGAACGAGGAAGGCCTGCGAACAAAGCTGAACACATTCACGGCGCCCCCCCTGGCACTTGA
- a CDS encoding O-acetyl-ADP-ribose deacetylase yields the protein MIEIIQADITTLDVDAIVNAANNSLLGGGGVDGAIHQAAGPELLEACRAIGGCPTGEARITPGFRLAARYVIHTVGPIWSGGRNREAELLTSCYKNSFRLGLEYKLRSIAFPSISTGVYGFPKDAAAALALKVMDEYEASFNRVIACCYSQADAGRYIALRSQGD from the coding sequence ATGATCGAGATCATCCAGGCGGACATTACCACCCTGGATGTGGACGCCATCGTCAACGCCGCCAACAATTCCCTGCTGGGCGGTGGGGGCGTGGACGGGGCCATCCACCAGGCCGCCGGACCGGAACTGCTAGAAGCCTGCCGGGCCATCGGCGGCTGTCCGACCGGAGAGGCCAGAATCACCCCCGGCTTCCGCCTGGCGGCCCGCTACGTGATCCATACCGTCGGCCCGATCTGGAGCGGCGGCCGGAACCGGGAAGCGGAACTGCTGACCTCTTGCTACAAAAACAGCTTCCGCCTGGGCCTGGAATACAAGTTGCGCTCCATTGCCTTTCCTTCCATCAGCACCGGTGTTTACGGATTTCCCAAGGATGCCGCCGCGGCTCTTGCCCTGAAAGTCATGGATGAGTACGAGGCATCCTTCAACCGCGTCATCGCCTGCTGCTACAGCCAAGCCGACGCGGGCCGCTACATCGCCCTGCGCAGCCAGGGCGATTGA
- a CDS encoding amino acid ABC transporter permease: MSDYWHFFLNDVAPALNQGLWVSVAVIVPSALLGLALGVLVGSLRVYAPTPVRLLNEAYVSIFRGTPLVVQLFFWYFALPHLQIGDMRIVLSPMSAAILGFTLCSGAYHSEYIRGALLSIRHGQIKAAQALGMTKIQVVLWVVLPQALRRALPGCGNEIIYLIKYSSLASIITLNELTGIGRTIAKQTWRNIEVFVALGLYYLLLVTLATLLLQYVERKMSMPGFEQPRG, from the coding sequence ATGAGCGATTATTGGCATTTTTTCCTGAACGACGTGGCTCCGGCCCTGAACCAGGGGCTCTGGGTCAGCGTCGCCGTAATCGTCCCATCGGCGCTGCTGGGACTGGCATTGGGCGTGTTGGTCGGCTCACTGCGGGTCTACGCCCCGACTCCGGTGCGGCTGCTCAACGAGGCCTACGTATCCATTTTTCGGGGAACACCGCTGGTGGTGCAATTGTTTTTTTGGTACTTCGCCCTGCCGCACCTCCAGATCGGGGACATGCGGATCGTGCTTTCGCCCATGTCCGCGGCAATCCTGGGATTCACCCTGTGCAGCGGGGCGTATCACTCCGAATATATTCGAGGAGCCCTGCTTTCCATCCGTCACGGCCAGATCAAGGCCGCGCAGGCCCTGGGCATGACTAAGATCCAGGTTGTACTCTGGGTCGTCCTGCCGCAGGCTCTTCGCCGCGCCTTGCCCGGATGCGGCAACGAGATCATCTACCTCATCAAGTATTCTTCGCTGGCCTCCATCATCACTCTCAATGAACTCACCGGCATCGGCCGCACCATTGCCAAGCAAACTTGGCGGAATATAGAGGTTTTCGTCGCCCTTGGGCTGTACTATCTGCTGCTGGTCACCCTGGCCACGCTGCTCTTGCAGTATGTCGAACGGAAAATGTCGATGCCGGGATTTGAACAACCCAGAGGATAA
- a CDS encoding amino acid ABC transporter ATP-binding protein: protein MSENQPILRVENIRKTFGDQLVLDDVSLTVNRGEVKILIGPSGSGKSTLLQCLNFLNTPDQGRIWLEGREFKAAGRHDLCAFRQQVGMIFQDFNLFDHLNARENVRIALIKVKGLTKAQANHRAMEELARVGLADKADLYPAQLSGGQKQRVSMARALAMDPKVLLLDEPTSALDPELIGEVLAVIRFLASAGMTMIMATHQIAFSATMAHEFLFMEKGRIVERGSPKHLLAADATSRTKDFCAKINELSGDLAPTDKSCTCRSSNLGV from the coding sequence ATGTCCGAAAATCAACCCATTCTGCGCGTGGAAAACATCCGCAAAACTTTTGGAGATCAGCTTGTCCTGGATGACGTCTCCCTCACGGTGAACCGTGGCGAAGTAAAAATCTTGATCGGACCTTCGGGATCGGGCAAGAGTACGCTCCTGCAGTGCCTGAATTTCCTGAATACTCCGGATCAGGGTCGCATCTGGCTTGAGGGCAGGGAATTCAAAGCCGCCGGCCGGCATGATCTCTGCGCCTTTCGCCAGCAGGTCGGCATGATATTTCAGGACTTCAACCTCTTCGATCACCTGAATGCCCGTGAAAACGTTCGAATCGCTCTGATCAAGGTCAAGGGCCTGACCAAGGCCCAGGCCAACCACCGCGCCATGGAGGAACTGGCCCGGGTCGGCCTGGCGGACAAGGCGGACCTCTACCCGGCCCAGCTTTCCGGAGGGCAGAAGCAGCGTGTTTCCATGGCTCGCGCCCTGGCCATGGATCCCAAGGTGCTTCTCCTGGACGAGCCGACCAGCGCACTGGATCCGGAACTCATCGGCGAAGTTCTGGCCGTGATCCGCTTCCTGGCCTCAGCCGGGATGACCATGATCATGGCCACTCATCAGATCGCCTTTTCCGCGACCATGGCTCATGAATTCCTGTTTATGGAAAAAGGACGCATCGTGGAACGCGGCAGCCCGAAACATCTGCTGGCGGCGGACGCCACATCCCGAACCAAGGACTTCTGCGCCAAGATCAATGAACTCTCCGGCGACTTGGCGCCGACGGATAAAAGCTGCACCTGCCGAAGCAGCAACCTGGGCGTGTAA
- a CDS encoding amino acid ABC transporter permease — MELSKHLPVIWESLPFILGGITWTLSLVFGAMLLGLCLGIPLAVGHVYGGKLTRRLVGVYVWLFRGIPILVQLYLFYFGIMSYLSQLPVLENLHLDSAFLSALLVLSLTSAAYQSQIFRGAIQGLHDGQLKAARALGMTDAQAIRSVILPQALRLSIPAWSNEYSILLKDSALAFAIGVMEIMSRTRSVAALTHEPLPFALVAGVLFYLLTLLGVRALKVLENKVRIPGYARQGSI; from the coding sequence ATGGAATTATCCAAACATCTTCCCGTGATCTGGGAATCCCTCCCCTTCATTCTGGGCGGGATCACCTGGACATTGAGCCTGGTCTTCGGAGCCATGCTGCTAGGGCTGTGCCTGGGCATCCCCCTGGCCGTCGGCCACGTTTACGGCGGCAAGCTGACCCGGCGTCTTGTCGGAGTCTATGTGTGGCTGTTTCGCGGGATTCCCATTCTGGTCCAACTCTACCTTTTTTATTTCGGCATCATGTCCTATCTCAGCCAGCTCCCCGTGCTGGAGAATCTCCACCTGGACAGTGCTTTCCTTTCCGCCCTGCTCGTCCTCAGTCTGACCAGCGCGGCTTATCAGTCTCAAATTTTTCGTGGGGCCATCCAGGGGCTGCACGACGGGCAGCTCAAGGCGGCCCGGGCTCTGGGCATGACCGACGCCCAGGCCATCCGCTCCGTTATCCTCCCGCAGGCACTGCGGCTTTCCATACCCGCCTGGTCCAATGAATACTCCATCCTGCTCAAGGATTCCGCACTGGCTTTTGCCATCGGGGTCATGGAGATCATGTCCCGGACGCGATCCGTGGCCGCACTGACCCATGAACCTCTGCCCTTCGCCCTGGTTGCGGGCGTCCTGTTCTACCTGCTCACTCTTCTGGGGGTGCGGGCCTTGAAGGTGCTGGAAAACAAGGTGCGCATTCCGGGATATGCCCGTCAAGGATCGATATAA
- a CDS encoding ABC transporter substrate-binding protein — protein MGKGKHFGVLGALVLCMVLAGPAWAQKTLTNGIDFGFPPFGFVDTQGNPAGFDVESVNWIAEQMGFTVRHQPMDWDGIIPALNANKIDFIASGMSITEERKKVVNFTIPYYQVTQVLVVNEGEETSFDDMFTTGKKIGVQRGTNTHTLLIDMAKEPGKNFDIVAYDSTDLSMQDLPLGRIHGSAMDSSIAREIKKGRPFKVAGTFDVEPDSYGYAVRKADTELLNTLNEGLEKLMADPYWSELKKKWDLE, from the coding sequence ATGGGCAAGGGAAAACATTTCGGAGTTCTGGGGGCACTGGTCCTTTGCATGGTCCTTGCCGGACCTGCCTGGGCGCAAAAAACGCTGACCAACGGCATCGACTTCGGCTTTCCGCCCTTCGGTTTCGTAGACACCCAGGGCAACCCGGCTGGATTTGACGTGGAGTCCGTAAACTGGATTGCCGAGCAAATGGGCTTCACCGTACGTCACCAGCCCATGGACTGGGATGGAATCATCCCGGCTTTGAATGCCAACAAGATCGATTTCATCGCCTCGGGCATGAGCATCACGGAAGAACGCAAGAAGGTCGTCAATTTTACCATCCCTTATTACCAGGTCACCCAAGTCCTGGTGGTCAACGAGGGTGAAGAAACATCCTTTGACGACATGTTCACCACCGGCAAAAAGATCGGCGTCCAGCGCGGCACCAACACCCATACCCTGCTCATCGACATGGCCAAGGAGCCGGGAAAGAATTTCGATATCGTTGCCTATGATTCCACGGATTTGTCCATGCAGGATCTGCCCCTGGGCCGGATTCACGGTTCAGCCATGGACAGTTCCATTGCCCGTGAGATCAAGAAGGGACGGCCTTTCAAGGTGGCCGGAACCTTTGACGTGGAACCCGACTCCTATGGTTATGCCGTCCGCAAGGCCGACACGGAGCTGCTGAACACCCTGAACGAAGGCCTGGAAAAACTCATGGCCGATCCGTACTGGAGCGAATTGAAGAAAAAATGGGATCTTGAATAG
- a CDS encoding LptF/LptG family permease has product MKLSTLLPTQWTLLQRRVFLEICFLFGLTWSALISLLLVGRLLQLRELFLHQQISTLDIIRLFVFLSPFFLFMLIPVACLLSIFLVFLRMSNDRELIALKAGGVSLYQILPAPVIFSSIAFAMALIISLGGISWGFDNFRRIALELVHSKTQMVLQPGIFHKDFPGLTIYAKNVDSNQQLHQVFVEDQTRADITAVIVAPVGYVVTEPQAGRIFFALENGRIYRLQRNAITELSFQTYLVRLDLDQLLTGISQREPRPKEMSWNELRRWSATPNLADIRGEEFANRVAVEIQKRWVVPAACLILGMLAIPLAQAFEGLKRQYALILIMGVFFIFYGMFSLGIVIGELGMMPAYLPLWGQMILFGTMAGFGIWFAARERGLRIGEWIAHLQFKFLKKSH; this is encoded by the coding sequence TTGAAGCTTTCCACCTTGCTGCCCACCCAATGGACACTGCTCCAGCGCCGCGTTTTTCTGGAGATCTGCTTTCTCTTCGGCCTGACGTGGTCAGCCCTGATTTCCCTGCTTCTTGTCGGAAGGCTGCTGCAGTTGCGGGAGCTTTTCCTGCATCAGCAGATTTCCACCCTGGACATCATCCGGCTGTTTGTTTTTTTGAGTCCTTTCTTCCTGTTCATGCTCATTCCGGTGGCCTGCCTGTTGAGCATCTTTCTCGTTTTTCTGCGGATGAGCAACGATCGGGAGCTTATTGCCCTCAAAGCCGGCGGCGTGAGCCTGTATCAGATCCTGCCCGCGCCGGTCATCTTTTCCTCGATTGCTTTCGCCATGGCCTTGATCATCAGTTTGGGTGGGATTTCCTGGGGATTCGACAATTTTCGGAGAATCGCACTGGAACTGGTCCATTCCAAAACCCAGATGGTCCTGCAGCCCGGTATTTTTCATAAGGACTTTCCCGGGTTGACCATCTACGCCAAGAACGTGGACAGCAACCAGCAGTTGCATCAGGTTTTTGTCGAAGACCAGACCAGAGCGGACATCACCGCGGTGATTGTCGCTCCCGTGGGCTATGTGGTCACCGAACCCCAGGCAGGGCGTATTTTTTTCGCCTTGGAAAACGGTCGGATCTATCGCTTGCAACGCAATGCAATCACCGAACTGAGCTTTCAGACATACCTGGTCCGTTTGGACCTGGATCAGCTCTTAACGGGCATTTCTCAGCGGGAGCCCCGCCCCAAGGAAATGTCCTGGAATGAGTTGCGGCGCTGGTCGGCCACGCCAAATCTCGCGGACATCAGGGGAGAGGAGTTTGCAAATCGGGTGGCTGTGGAAATCCAGAAACGATGGGTGGTGCCCGCGGCATGTCTCATTCTGGGTATGCTGGCCATTCCGCTGGCCCAGGCTTTCGAGGGGTTGAAGCGTCAATATGCCTTGATCCTGATCATGGGAGTCTTCTTTATTTTTTACGGGATGTTTTCCCTGGGCATCGTGATCGGCGAACTTGGGATGATGCCTGCGTATTTGCCGCTTTGGGGGCAGATGATCCTTTTTGGGACCATGGCCGGCTTCGGGATCTGGTTTGCGGCCCGGGAGCGGGGGCTGCGCATTGGGGAATGGATCGCCCACCTGCAGTTCAAATTCTTGAAAAAGAGTCACTGA
- a CDS encoding LptF/LptG family permease produces the protein MSINSIKLSMPVTPSLAEYLRRPLQYRFNTLQRYLLVQNLFLSGLCLGVGACIYLLQDLVDNLDVFVQAGVGVGVMATFFLAKLPLILSQILPAAYLVSLIVQIGLLVRHRELLALQSGGVSYAALVRFYAVYGLVWCVLQLFLSQGLGVAGQRTMDRIWQEQVQKQAVGVVELRNIWFLNGPYVVNVESAYPDQGQGKDVTVYVYGEGNTLKRIISAETFQVQGRQWELQSVRVYETITFDVYQETSLYLDISQDLDAFSILQTRFEASALSLFELGRIISYLEGTGSNVERLRTVWHMKWAYAFSLLVMTFIALALYTLFDSVYLNIALGLSIVFLYYVLFVLGVSLGERGFMSPFFGAWLGNFFFGLSAGALLVWHFMPDELSAFRKQ, from the coding sequence ATGTCAATTAATTCCATCAAGCTTTCAATGCCCGTGACGCCGTCCCTGGCCGAATATCTGCGTCGACCGTTGCAGTACCGTTTCAACACGCTGCAGCGATATCTGCTGGTGCAGAACCTTTTTTTATCAGGGCTGTGCCTGGGCGTCGGCGCCTGCATCTACCTTCTGCAGGATCTCGTGGACAACCTGGATGTATTTGTCCAGGCCGGAGTCGGGGTGGGCGTTATGGCGACCTTCTTTCTGGCCAAACTGCCGTTGATCCTGTCCCAGATTCTGCCGGCGGCCTATCTTGTTTCGCTCATCGTCCAGATCGGCCTTCTGGTGCGTCACAGGGAACTGTTGGCCCTCCAATCTGGTGGGGTTTCCTATGCCGCCTTGGTCCGATTTTATGCCGTATACGGCCTGGTTTGGTGTGTCTTGCAGTTGTTTCTGTCCCAGGGGCTGGGAGTGGCCGGCCAACGCACCATGGACCGGATCTGGCAGGAGCAGGTTCAGAAGCAGGCTGTCGGCGTGGTGGAATTGCGAAACATCTGGTTTTTGAACGGTCCCTATGTGGTCAATGTGGAAAGCGCATATCCGGATCAGGGGCAGGGGAAGGATGTTACGGTCTATGTTTACGGCGAGGGAAACACGCTGAAGCGCATTATCTCCGCTGAAACGTTTCAGGTCCAGGGCCGGCAGTGGGAACTGCAGTCCGTACGGGTCTATGAAACCATAACCTTTGATGTATACCAGGAGACGTCGCTTTATCTGGACATCAGTCAGGATCTGGACGCATTCAGTATCCTGCAGACCCGTTTTGAAGCCTCGGCGCTCTCCCTTTTCGAACTCGGCAGGATCATCTCGTACCTGGAAGGAACCGGCTCAAATGTTGAGCGGTTGCGAACGGTATGGCACATGAAGTGGGCCTATGCCTTTTCCCTGCTGGTCATGACCTTTATCGCCCTGGCTTTGTACACCTTGTTCGACAGCGTATACCTGAACATCGCGCTGGGGCTGTCCATTGTTTTCTTGTACTACGTGCTTTTCGTTCTTGGCGTTTCGTTGGGGGAGCGAGGTTTCATGTCTCCTTTTTTCGGCGCCTGGCTGGGGAACTTCTTCTTTGGTCTTTCAGCCGGCGCGCTGCTGGTCTGGCACTTTATGCCCGATGAACTTTCGGCCTTCCGCAAGCAATAA
- a CDS encoding phosphatase PAP2 family protein: protein MPSETTSSSQNFWIWIDRARMFPWFVGSLLAGILLSFPLYHGDLAAVGWAVEVARDSPWITWWTDVSDRSLFQGEPPGAQDVTYVAVIAVLVIYIVSLAPRLTQGWAEIRLWAGYYLCCMLCFLVVNRGLKAFFARVRPGDVLRGDHIFSPMWLLGHYDLPEALSKGSFTSGHTTTAMFLLPVFFIFLHSAYRSFAGPVFVLAVAWGASLGAGRVFSGSHYPGDVLWAMIVCLWICAFTSTHLFSLHRRHGSPASPWLWELRITIFAAFALLGLFLVLIGMKEMIFYGAWYWVAATALAAYFAWTCFEKAAFLARR from the coding sequence ATGCCGTCCGAGACGACTTCCTCCTCCCAAAACTTCTGGATATGGATCGACCGGGCACGGATGTTTCCGTGGTTTGTCGGCAGCCTGCTGGCAGGCATCCTCTTGAGTTTTCCGCTGTATCATGGGGATTTGGCCGCGGTGGGCTGGGCCGTGGAAGTTGCTCGGGATTCCCCCTGGATAACCTGGTGGACGGATGTATCCGATCGCTCCCTGTTTCAGGGTGAACCGCCGGGCGCTCAGGATGTGACGTATGTGGCCGTTATTGCTGTTTTGGTGATCTACATCGTTTCTCTCGCACCTCGATTGACTCAGGGGTGGGCGGAGATCAGACTCTGGGCCGGCTATTATTTATGCTGCATGCTCTGTTTCTTGGTTGTTAATCGGGGGTTGAAGGCCTTTTTCGCGCGCGTTCGCCCCGGTGACGTGCTGCGTGGCGACCACATCTTTTCGCCCATGTGGCTGCTTGGTCACTATGATTTGCCGGAGGCGCTGAGCAAAGGCAGCTTCACCTCCGGCCACACCACCACGGCGATGTTCCTGCTGCCCGTTTTTTTCATATTTCTTCATTCCGCGTATCGTTCCTTCGCAGGGCCTGTCTTCGTGCTGGCTGTCGCGTGGGGCGCGAGCCTCGGAGCAGGCAGGGTTTTCAGCGGTTCCCACTATCCGGGGGACGTGCTCTGGGCCATGATCGTCTGCCTGTGGATCTGCGCATTTACCTCCACCCATCTCTTCTCACTCCACCGGCGCCATGGATCACCCGCCTCACCTTGGTTATGGGAGTTGCGGATAACGATTTTCGCCGCCTTCGCCCTGCTTGGATTGTTCCTTGTCCTGATCGGCATGAAGGAAATGATCTTTTACGGGGCATGGTACTGGGTTGCGGCGACCGCGCTCGCGGCGTACTTCGCCTGGACATGTTTTGAAAAAGCAGCCTTCTTGGCGAGACGCTGA
- a CDS encoding NADH-quinone oxidoreductase subunit A — MVFSWFHLALIIFLLAGVLFASVPLLASRLIAPRFKGGDIDMPYECGIPPQGTAWTRFGINYYFYALIFLAFEVDILYLFPVAIYYPHSEGFLPLIKLLIFLFILGISVIYFWRKGVFSWPRRISV; from the coding sequence ATGGTGTTCAGCTGGTTTCACTTGGCCTTGATCATTTTCCTGCTGGCCGGCGTTCTGTTTGCCTCTGTGCCGTTGCTGGCCTCCCGTTTGATTGCTCCCCGTTTCAAGGGCGGCGACATCGACATGCCGTATGAATGCGGCATCCCTCCCCAGGGAACCGCATGGACCCGGTTCGGCATCAACTACTACTTTTACGCCTTGATTTTTTTGGCCTTTGAAGTCGACATCCTCTACCTTTTTCCGGTGGCAATATACTATCCGCATAGCGAAGGCTTTTTGCCGCTGATCAAGCTCTTGATATTCCTCTTCATTCTTGGGATTTCCGTCATCTATTTTTGGCGCAAAGGAGTGTTCTCATGGCCGAGACGGATTTCGGTGTAA
- a CDS encoding NADH-quinone oxidoreductase subunit B, translated as MAETDFGVKYADLAEDQPPIHFAPVEKIVDLCRSMSLWPMTFGLACCAIEMMAVGMARFDIARYGAEVFRPSPRQSDLMIVAGTVTKKMAPAVVRLYEQMPSPKWVMALGNCSISGGPFNFKGQYNVVQGVDRIIPVDIYVPGCPPRPEALLEGLFKIQEKITGKRWWPEAMPVGKAMESTSGRE; from the coding sequence ATGGCCGAGACGGATTTCGGTGTAAAATATGCTGACTTGGCTGAAGATCAGCCGCCGATCCATTTTGCTCCGGTAGAAAAGATCGTCGACCTGTGCAGGTCCATGTCCTTGTGGCCCATGACTTTCGGTTTGGCTTGTTGCGCCATAGAAATGATGGCCGTGGGGATGGCGCGTTTTGATATTGCCCGCTACGGTGCGGAAGTATTCCGGCCTTCTCCCAGGCAGTCGGACTTGATGATCGTCGCCGGCACGGTGACGAAAAAAATGGCTCCCGCCGTCGTGCGGCTGTATGAACAGATGCCGAGTCCAAAATGGGTCATGGCTCTCGGCAACTGTTCCATTTCCGGTGGACCGTTCAATTTCAAAGGGCAGTACAACGTTGTCCAGGGCGTGGACCGGATCATTCCCGTGGATATCTATGTTCCCGGATGTCCGCCTCGACCCGAGGCGTTGCTGGAGGGACTTTTCAAGATTCAGGAGAAAATCACCGGAAAACGCTGGTGGCCGGAAGCCATGCCCGTGGGCAAGGCGATGGAAAGCACATCGGGGAGGGAGTAA
- a CDS encoding NADH-quinone oxidoreductase subunit C — translation MDTELLRDIPVLRLERCSPEKSGLVLAAYLAQEDLQKAAARLLERDYFLEDISMVEVSEGFLGVYHFDHFEMPGRIALRVLVEKEAAVLPSISKIYDGAAWHERECRDFYGVTFPGHDNLTPLLLSAEDEALHPLRKETKSLKKIMDLIEPGDVLKESPGFSLFAVASEPDADAPPEAQKKATTKQSTGQEQQK, via the coding sequence ATGGACACCGAATTGTTGCGTGACATTCCCGTGCTCCGTCTGGAACGATGTTCCCCTGAAAAATCCGGGTTAGTGCTTGCGGCATACTTGGCGCAGGAAGATTTACAAAAGGCAGCGGCCAGACTCCTTGAGCGGGATTATTTTCTGGAAGACATTTCCATGGTGGAGGTTTCCGAAGGATTTCTCGGCGTCTATCATTTTGATCATTTTGAAATGCCGGGCCGGATAGCTCTGCGCGTCCTTGTTGAAAAGGAAGCGGCGGTGCTTCCTTCAATTTCCAAAATTTACGACGGAGCTGCATGGCACGAGCGAGAATGCCGGGATTTTTACGGCGTGACGTTTCCAGGCCATGACAACCTGACTCCCTTGCTGCTGTCGGCGGAAGACGAAGCATTGCACCCGCTGCGCAAGGAAACAAAATCCCTGAAAAAAATCATGGATTTGATCGAACCCGGAGACGTCCTGAAGGAATCTCCGGGTTTTTCTTTGTTCGCCGTTGCTTCTGAGCCGGACGCCGATGCGCCGCCTGAGGCACAAAAAAAGGCAACAACGAAACAATCAACAGGGCAGGAGCAACAGAAATAA
- a CDS encoding NADH-quinone oxidoreductase subunit D: MTSSTATDRYHLRGDFYTNHFEKGGSKDSMILNMGPQHPATHGVLRVIFELDGEYILRTEPVLGYLHRMHEKMGEEHTYYQYMPNMGRVDYLHALAWNWAWAGAVEKLGNIEVPRRAEFIRVITCELNRISSHLLWWGAFLLDLGAFTPIMYGFDDRERILDILQRPTGSRLTYSYYRLGGVAADLDETTLRMIRDFVPHLRSRLPMYQGLVTGNMILRHRLEDVGHIPVEMCRRYGATGPTLRGAGMAYDVRRAEPYSVYPELAFDIPTDDKCDGMARYNVRMAEIEQSLNIIEQALDKLPDGDFWAKDAPKPKWKAPKGEAYFAVEGARGKIGVHVISDGSAKPYRVKLRAPGFSNLSLFAEVTKGTLLADAVAILGSLDLVIPEIDR, encoded by the coding sequence ATGACCAGTTCCACCGCCACGGACCGGTACCATCTTCGAGGAGACTTTTATACGAACCACTTCGAAAAAGGTGGTTCAAAAGACTCCATGATCCTGAACATGGGTCCGCAGCACCCTGCCACGCACGGCGTCCTGCGCGTCATTTTCGAGCTTGACGGCGAATACATTCTTCGCACGGAACCGGTCCTGGGTTATCTGCACAGAATGCATGAAAAAATGGGTGAGGAACATACCTACTATCAGTACATGCCCAACATGGGGCGCGTGGATTATCTACATGCCTTGGCCTGGAACTGGGCCTGGGCCGGAGCGGTCGAGAAACTGGGCAATATCGAGGTTCCCAGACGGGCCGAATTCATCCGGGTGATCACCTGCGAACTGAACCGGATCAGTTCGCATCTCCTGTGGTGGGGCGCTTTTCTGCTGGACCTGGGGGCGTTTACGCCCATCATGTACGGCTTCGACGACCGGGAACGAATTCTGGACATCCTGCAGCGCCCGACGGGTTCGCGCCTGACCTACAGCTATTATCGCCTGGGCGGCGTTGCCGCGGACCTGGATGAAACCACCCTGCGGATGATCCGGGACTTTGTTCCGCATCTGCGCTCCCGCCTACCCATGTATCAGGGGCTGGTCACGGGAAACATGATCCTGAGGCACCGGCTGGAGGATGTTGGACACATTCCTGTGGAGATGTGCCGGCGTTACGGGGCCACGGGGCCCACATTGAGGGGTGCCGGCATGGCCTATGATGTCCGCAGGGCCGAACCATACTCCGTCTATCCCGAGCTGGCTTTCGACATTCCCACGGACGACAAGTGCGACGGCATGGCCCGGTACAATGTGCGCATGGCCGAAATCGAGCAGAGTCTCAACATCATTGAGCAGGCCCTGGACAAGCTTCCGGATGGTGATTTCTGGGCCAAGGATGCCCCCAAGCCGAAATGGAAGGCGCCCAAAGGGGAAGCATATTTTGCGGTTGAGGGCGCTCGCGGCAAAATCGGCGTGCATGTGATCAGCGACGGCAGCGCCAAACCGTACCGGGTCAAACTGCGTGCGCCGGGATTTTCCAACCTGAGTTTGTTCGCCGAAGTGACCAAAGGCACGTTGCTGGCGGACGCCGTGGCCATCCTGGGCAGCCTTGACCTGGTCATTCCGGAGATCGACAGATGA